The following DNA comes from Vicinamibacterales bacterium.
CCGGCAACGTCCGGGAGCTCCGGAACATCGCCGAACGACTCACCTGCCGGTGTCCGGGCGGCGTGATTCACGCCACCGACCTGCCGGCCGAGGTGCGCACGCAGTCGACGCCGATCGACGCGGGCGCTGCGCGGGTCGCCACGCCGGCGCCGGCGCAGGCGCTGCTCGACCGCATCCTCCTCAAGGGCGAGTCCTTCTGGGACGTGGCGTACGAGCCGTTCATGGCCCGGGACCTCACGCGGGAGGACGTACGCCACCTGGTGCGGGTCGGCCTCGAACAGACGCGCGGCAACTACAAGGCGCTGGTCCAGCTGTTCAACATGCCGCCGCAGGACTACAAGCGCTTCCTGAACTTCCTGCGGAAGTACGGCTGCCACATGCCGTTCCAGCGCTTCCGCGTCGCCCCGGGACGGGGCGACATCTAGGCTGCCGCGCGGTCCCGCCGGCGGGCCCAAGCCGCCGCGCGTCACCGGGCAGGGGGTCTAGGCGACGGCCACCTGGTCCACGTAGGTGTGCCACCGAGTGCTGTCGGCCATCGTGAACGCGACGCCGCACGCCACCGGCTGGAGCGGATCGGCGCGATGGGCCCACACCCGCTGGGCCCTCAGGTCCAGCCCGAGTTCCGGGATGACGACGTGGACGTCCTCTCCGGGAGGAGCGGCGCCGAACACTTCCAGACACGCGCCCCCGTAGCTCACGTCGAGCAGCCGGCCCGGCAGGCCGCCCACGAGCGCGGCCACCTCACCTGCCAGCCGCTTGCGCGGCCACCGGCGCTTCGGCCGCGGCACGGCGAGCAGTTCGGCGATGGTGAGTTCGAGGTCGCGAGGCGTGACCGGGGCCAGCAGGTAGCGGGCGCCGAGGCCTGCCGCTTCCACCTCCAGGACATGATCGCGGCCGCCGACGACGATGGCCACCGTGCGCGGAAACTCCACTCGCGCGACCGCCACCAGATGGAGCCCGTTGTAGGGCCCGAGTCTGACGTCGGTCACGAGCACCTCGGGCGGCGGGCCGTCCTCCAGGGCGCGTCGGGCGTCCGGGAAGCTCGCGGCGGCGCGTGCCGAGAAGCCGGCCTTCCGAAGGGCCGTCACCCGAGCCTGCAGGAGGGTCGGGTCGGCGCTGACGACCAGGATGTCGGATGTGATGCTCATGAGGTCAGGGGGACTTCGCCGGCGCGGTTGCAAACGGCCAGCCACGCCCAAACGCACGCATTCTCGCAACAAGCCCGTCCGATGGCAAGCTCCGGCCAGACTTGTAGGACCAAGGGTCGGGTACTTCTCGTTGGCGCGTTCCTGAGCGGATCGCGCAGCGACCGTCAGGCGGGCAGCCCCGGCCCCCCCGGACCGGGCAGGGCGCCTGGCAGCAGGTCCAGCGCGTCGACGAACGACCGCCACCGGGCGTCGACGGCGCTGTCTCGGCGAAGGGCGAGACCGCACGCCACTGGCTGCGCCTTCCCCGGACGCCGCGTCCACACGCGCTCGACGGGCACGGCGAGGCCCGTGCCCGGAACCGTCAGTTCGAGCGCGTCCTGCGGCAGATCCCCGCTGAAGAACTCGATGCCCGCGCCGCCGTAGCTGACGTCGATCAGACGGGCCTCCACTCCGGCCACGAGCGTGGCGACCTCCTGGGCCGGCCGCCGGCGCGGCCAGCGGCGCTGCGGCCGCGGGTTGGTCACCAGCTCGTTCACGACGACCAGCAGTCGCTCGTTCGCCACGGGCTCGACGAGGTAGCGCGCGCCGAGGTGGTAGGCCTCCGACTGGAGCGCGGGGTCGCGGGGCCCGAGTACGAGGCACGCCGTCCGTGGATGCTCGACCTGGGCCATCGCCACGAGGTGCAGGCCGTTGTAGTCGCCAAGCTGGACGTCGGTCACGACGGCGTCGGGCGCCAGCTCTCCGAGGGCCGCGCGCGCGGCAAGAAAGCCCGCAAGCGGATGGACCGCGAATCCGGCCTCGCTCAGTGCGTCAATCCGGGACGCCGCCGCCGGCGACTGTGCGCCGACGAGCAGGACGCGTTTGGGACGCGGACTGGGGGATTCCACGCCGTGCCCGTTATCAAGATCCGGGCCACAGGCAGCGGCGGGAGACTTTGGCCCATTTTGGGCGGTTTTTGCGTCGAACCGCGGGGAGGCGTCAACAATATCGTTAGGCGGCTGACCGGGAGCGTCGGTCGATTGACGCCCAGGCGCACTCTGGTTGCGCTGGGTGCCGGCCTGGGCGAGGATAGGTGCCCATGCGATTCAGCCTACTGACCCTGCTCACGGCGCTCCTCGCTCCGGCGGTCCTTCCACTCGCGTCGGCCATCCAGGGGCCGGCCAGGCCCGCCCCCATCCCGCCCCCACCCGACGTGGCCGGTCCCCCGTCGGATGCGGCGACCACGCCGTCGGGACTTGCCAGCAAGGTGCTCCAGGCCGGCACCGGCACCACCAAGCCCGCGGCGACGGACATGGTCACCGTGCACTACACCGGATGGACGACCGACGGGAAGATGTTCGACAGTTCTCGTGCGCGCAACGCGCCGAGCACCTTCCCGCTCGATCGCGTGATCAAGGGCTGGGGCGAGGGCGTCCAGTTGATGACGGCCGGCGAGAAGCGGCGGCTGTGGATTCCCGAGTCCCTGGCCTACAAGGGACAGGCGGGACGCCCGGCCGGCATGCTGGTGTTCGACATCGAGCTCCTCGAGTTCACCCCGTCGCCGACGACGCCGCCGCCCGACGTGGCCGCGCCCCCGGCCGACGCCAAGCGCACGCCGTCCGGGCTCGCCTACAAGGTGATCAAGGCCGGCACCGGGACGGACCATCCCAGCCGCTCCAGCCGCGTCACCGTTCACTATTCGGGCTG
Coding sequences within:
- a CDS encoding FKBP-type peptidyl-prolyl cis-trans isomerase, which codes for MRFSLLTLLTALLAPAVLPLASAIQGPARPAPIPPPPDVAGPPSDAATTPSGLASKVLQAGTGTTKPAATDMVTVHYTGWTTDGKMFDSSRARNAPSTFPLDRVIKGWGEGVQLMTAGEKRRLWIPESLAYKGQAGRPAGMLVFDIELLEFTPSPTTPPPDVAAPPADAKRTPSGLAYKVIKAGTGTDHPSRSSRVTVHYSGWQTNGKLFDSSVLRGQPATFGLGEVIPGWTEGVQLMVVGEKTRFWIPEKLAYKGADPSGTLVFDVELLSYR